The Vicia villosa cultivar HV-30 ecotype Madison, WI linkage group LG1, Vvil1.0, whole genome shotgun sequence genome includes a region encoding these proteins:
- the LOC131654641 gene encoding F-box protein PP2-B11-like yields the protein MAEFQILPEACIASIISHTTPIDACRLSLVSKTFRSAADSDTVWNKFLQSDTGFMDHVIKHALTPANIRTKKALYMFLCDGPTIIHHRLKVFLLFTIYFYANYYFLKMESFEIQSFQLVRKNAKRIFMLSAAYLNSFWSFPQEYVEWTYTLPGSRFLEVAKLNVCKLQIHGEINMYSLSPNTWYEVYVVFKKCGVWVVEQSRVSFLVSVQVGYNVSGDKNMEWQRPSVRSDGWLETKMGKFFNLSKTYDNVYLHVLRIIGLNFSRRLYLEGIEVRPMN from the exons ATGGCAGAGTTTCAAATATTACCAGAAGCGTGCATTGCCTCCATAATCTCTCATACTACACCAATCGACGCGTGCCGACTCTCCCTCGTTTCGAAAACTTTCCGTTCTGCAGCCGACTCCGACACGGTCTGGAATAAATTTCTCCAGTCTGATACAGGATTTATGGACCATGTCATCAAACATGCTCTTACCCCCGCCAACATCCGTACAAAAAAGGCTCTCTATATGTTTCTATGTGATGGCCCTACTATCATTCATCATCGCCTAAAGGTATTTCTATTAttcactatttatttttatgcaaattattattttttaaagatgGAATCCTTTGAAATTCAGAGCTTTCAATTGGTGAGAAAGAATGCCAAAAGGATTTTCATGCTTTCGGCCGCATATCTCAACAGTTTTTGGTCTTTTCCTCAAGAATACGTTGAATGGACATATACCCTACCTGGTTCTAG GTTCCTAGAAGTAGCTAAGCTTAATGTGTGTAAGCTTCAAATTCATGGTGAGATTAACATGTATTCTTTGTCCCCAAATACTTGGTATGAGGTTTACGTTGTGTTCAAGAAGTGTGGTGTTTGGGTAGTTGAGCAATCACGTGTGTCGTTTTTAGTTAGTGTTCAAGTTGGCTATAATGTGTCGGGGGATAAAAATATGGAATGGCAACGTCCTAGTGTGAGAAGCGATGGGTGGCTTGAAACAAAGATGGGGAAGTTCTTCAATTTAAGCAAAACATATGACAATGTATATCTGCATGTTTTGAGGATTATAGGTCTTAATTTCTCTAGGCGTCTCTATCTCGAAGGAATAGAAGTTAGGCCCATGAATTAA